Proteins encoded within one genomic window of Companilactobacillus sp.:
- a CDS encoding TetR/AcrR family transcriptional regulator, with protein sequence MKYQYDQTISRSSRRTIMAFSNALAELLTKESFENITVNSICQEADYPRSTFYNYFEDKYDLLDYCWAWLFGQLHFETMEKSDQQTMLIQAMDRIFDFATEHIDYLNKILKNNSAGYLYNSCKQYFLKISFNIFTELFTNHTNAPVELVVEHCFSAVMIVLEWKFIQHHNISKREANQYLDELTIYQTKNVF encoded by the coding sequence ATGAAATATCAATATGACCAGACAATCAGCCGAAGTTCAAGAAGAACTATCATGGCATTCTCGAATGCATTAGCAGAATTATTGACGAAAGAATCTTTTGAAAATATTACCGTCAATTCAATTTGTCAGGAAGCTGATTATCCACGCTCAACTTTTTACAATTATTTTGAGGATAAATATGATCTACTGGATTACTGTTGGGCTTGGTTGTTTGGGCAATTGCATTTTGAGACTATGGAAAAATCCGACCAACAAACTATGCTTATCCAAGCAATGGATCGAATCTTTGACTTTGCGACTGAACATATTGATTATCTGAACAAAATCCTCAAAAATAATTCAGCTGGCTATTTATACAACAGCTGCAAACAATATTTTTTAAAAATCTCATTTAACATTTTCACAGAATTATTTACTAACCACACCAACGCACCAGTTGAATTAGTCGTTGAACATTGTTTTTCTGCAGTCATGATCGTCCTAGAATGGAAATTCATCCAACATCACAACATCAGTAAACGAGAGGCTAATCAATATTTGGATGAACTAACAATTTATCAAACCAAGAATGTCTTCTAA
- a CDS encoding O-acetylhomoserine aminocarboxypropyltransferase/cysteine synthase family protein has product MSKDNYKFETLQLHAGQTVDETGSRAVPIYQTTSYVFKDPQQAADRFALRDPGNIYTRLTNPTTAVLEQRIAELEGGTSGVALATGAAAITSAIENIAAEGDEIVSASTLYGGTYNLFNVTLPKLGITTHFVDSDDPENFEKEINDHTKALYLESIGNPDINLADIPAIAEIAHKHGILLIVDNTFATPYLYRPLDLGADVVVESATKFIGGHGTTMGGTIAENGKFDYKASGRYPEFTTPDPQYNGLVFADLKGGAFTTKVRAEVLRDTGSAISPFNSFLLLQGLETLSLRVERHVSNTRKVIDFLKNNDKVAWIKYPELDDSPYKKLADRDFSKGVGSIFTIGLTGGEEAGKKLIQNLDIFSLLANVGDAKSLIIHPASTTHAQLNEEELKATGITPDLIRLSIGIENADDIIADLKQGLDKL; this is encoded by the coding sequence ATGAGCAAAGACAATTACAAATTTGAAACACTTCAATTACACGCAGGACAAACAGTCGATGAAACAGGATCACGAGCAGTTCCAATTTATCAAACGACATCATACGTATTTAAAGACCCACAACAAGCAGCTGATAGATTTGCTTTAAGAGATCCAGGAAACATTTATACACGTTTAACTAACCCAACTACAGCTGTTTTGGAACAAAGAATTGCTGAACTTGAAGGCGGAACTTCTGGTGTTGCCTTAGCAACCGGTGCCGCTGCAATCACTTCCGCAATTGAAAATATCGCTGCCGAAGGCGATGAGATTGTGTCAGCTTCGACTCTTTATGGTGGAACTTATAACCTGTTCAACGTCACCTTGCCAAAGCTTGGTATTACAACACACTTTGTAGATTCTGACGACCCAGAAAACTTTGAAAAGGAAATCAACGACCATACTAAGGCTTTGTATCTTGAAAGTATTGGTAATCCTGACATCAACTTGGCCGATATTCCCGCAATCGCAGAAATTGCCCACAAGCACGGCATCTTGTTGATCGTTGATAATACTTTTGCTACACCATACTTGTATCGTCCATTAGACCTTGGTGCTGATGTTGTTGTTGAATCAGCAACGAAATTTATCGGTGGTCACGGAACTACCATGGGTGGAACAATTGCTGAAAATGGCAAGTTCGACTACAAAGCTTCTGGTAGATATCCAGAATTCACTACTCCTGATCCACAATACAACGGCTTAGTTTTCGCTGACCTGAAAGGTGGAGCATTCACTACTAAGGTGCGCGCCGAAGTCCTTCGTGATACTGGTAGTGCCATCAGTCCATTCAACTCATTCTTATTGCTTCAAGGATTAGAAACATTGTCATTGCGTGTAGAACGTCATGTTTCAAATACTCGTAAAGTCATCGACTTTTTGAAGAATAACGACAAGGTAGCTTGGATCAAATATCCAGAACTAGATGATAGTCCTTATAAAAAATTAGCTGATCGTGATTTTTCAAAAGGTGTTGGCTCGATCTTCACAATTGGTTTAACTGGCGGCGAGGAAGCCGGTAAGAAGTTGATTCAAAACTTGGATATCTTCTCACTACTGGCTAACGTTGGGGATGCTAAATCATTGATCATTCATCCAGCATCAACGACACATGCCCAACTCAATGAAGAAGAATTAAAGGCAACCGGAATCACGCCAGACTTGATCAGATTGTCGATCGGAATTGAAAATGCCGACGATATTATCGCTGACTTGAAACAAGGATTAGACAAACTTTAA
- a CDS encoding homoserine O-acetyltransferase/O-succinyltransferase family protein — protein MTVLKLNGLTQNKPENYQIDPKYSILVLNLMPTKADTEEQISKLFAELDTPVALTFLYPKSHIWKHGNQAELAYRYATLDSIRQQYFDGLIVTGAPVEKLDFEDVDYWDEFLEIQDWSRRHTVSQLFTCWGAQAALYADFQIPKVNVTRKIFGVYDNQVSNTSLPRNFLMPQSRYSKVETKAVKDVPELQILADNDQTGPFFLEARKYHSIYVMGHPEYKANTLVDEYYRDLNKHQAINKPTNISLTDPIPTYTRWHHSSLNLYHNWLNQIQEEKNNYEQRQLQI, from the coding sequence ATGACAGTTCTAAAATTAAATGGATTGACCCAAAATAAACCAGAAAATTATCAAATCGATCCAAAGTACTCAATTTTGGTATTGAACTTGATGCCAACTAAAGCTGATACAGAAGAGCAGATCAGTAAATTGTTTGCAGAATTGGATACGCCAGTCGCATTGACGTTCTTGTATCCCAAATCGCATATTTGGAAACATGGCAATCAAGCAGAATTGGCTTATCGATACGCTACTTTAGATTCGATCAGACAACAGTACTTCGATGGCTTGATCGTGACCGGAGCTCCGGTTGAAAAATTAGATTTTGAGGACGTTGATTATTGGGATGAATTTTTGGAGATTCAAGATTGGAGTCGCCGTCATACAGTTTCTCAACTGTTTACTTGTTGGGGCGCACAAGCAGCATTATATGCCGACTTTCAAATTCCTAAGGTCAACGTGACACGAAAAATTTTTGGGGTCTATGACAACCAAGTTTCTAACACGAGTTTGCCGAGGAATTTCCTCATGCCGCAGTCGCGGTATAGCAAAGTTGAAACCAAGGCAGTCAAAGATGTACCAGAATTACAAATTTTAGCCGACAACGACCAAACCGGACCTTTCTTTTTAGAGGCTCGAAAATACCACAGTATTTATGTGATGGGACATCCTGAATACAAGGCCAATACCTTAGTGGATGAATATTATCGGGATCTGAACAAACACCAAGCTATCAACAAACCGACCAATATTTCACTGACCGACCCGATCCCCACGTATACTCGTTGGCACCACAGCAGTTTAAATTTATATCACAACTGGTTAAACCAGATTCAAGAGGAGAAGAATAATTATGAGCAAAGACAATTACAAATTTGA
- a CDS encoding MalY/PatB family protein: MYDFEKTIDRRKTDSVKWDIKPNELPMWVADMDFQVAPEIVSAIKNKADQAVFGYEEPHDDYFNAVADWYETEHHFRPKTDWMMFVTGVVPSISSIVRRVSNVGDNVLVQAPVYNIFYNSIVNNGRHVLSSDLVFDGDGYQIDFADLEKKLADPLTTLMILCNPHNPVGKIWSRDELIKIAKLANKHHVAILSDEIHGDITFTADGYTPMFSLPEDLIQNLMVSVSPSKTFNVAALHAATIIVPNENLRNIVNRGINSEELGEPNSFAIPATVAAYEHGHKWLDELKEKLQSNRELVADYLKENLPEVKLIPSEATYLLWIDTKNVSDDSQKLEEFIREDTGLFLSSGNVYGGDGNYFLRMNVACPTDMVRDGLNRLRQGIKDFQE, from the coding sequence ATGTATGATTTTGAGAAAACAATCGACCGTCGCAAGACCGATTCTGTGAAATGGGATATTAAGCCGAATGAGCTACCTATGTGGGTGGCTGATATGGATTTCCAAGTTGCGCCAGAAATCGTGTCTGCGATTAAAAATAAGGCAGATCAAGCTGTTTTTGGCTATGAAGAGCCACACGATGACTATTTCAATGCCGTAGCTGATTGGTATGAGACTGAACATCATTTCCGTCCTAAAACTGACTGGATGATGTTCGTGACTGGCGTTGTTCCCTCAATTTCATCGATCGTGCGACGCGTTTCAAACGTTGGCGATAATGTGTTAGTCCAAGCACCAGTTTATAATATTTTTTACAATTCGATCGTCAATAATGGTCGCCACGTCTTATCTAGCGACTTAGTTTTTGATGGCGATGGCTATCAGATCGACTTTGCTGATCTGGAAAAAAAGCTGGCCGATCCTTTGACGACATTGATGATTCTCTGCAATCCACACAATCCAGTTGGAAAAATTTGGTCTCGCGATGAATTGATCAAAATTGCTAAATTGGCTAACAAGCATCACGTTGCTATTTTAAGCGACGAGATCCATGGCGACATCACATTTACAGCAGATGGCTATACGCCAATGTTTTCATTACCAGAAGACTTGATTCAAAATCTGATGGTCAGCGTATCACCAAGTAAGACTTTTAATGTTGCTGCTTTGCATGCTGCGACGATCATTGTGCCAAATGAGAATTTACGCAATATCGTCAACCGCGGGATCAATTCTGAAGAACTGGGTGAACCTAATTCTTTCGCCATTCCTGCCACGGTTGCAGCTTATGAACACGGCCACAAATGGCTGGATGAATTAAAGGAGAAATTACAAAGCAATCGTGAATTAGTTGCCGATTACTTGAAAGAAAATCTGCCTGAAGTTAAATTGATTCCGTCAGAAGCAACTTACTTGTTGTGGATCGACACTAAAAATGTCTCTGACGATTCGCAAAAATTAGAAGAATTCATTCGTGAAGATACCGGATTATTCCTTTCGTCAGGAAATGTTTATGGCGGAGACGGAAATTATTTTTTGCGGATGAATGTGGCTTGTCCTACTGATATGGTAAGGGATGGGCTCAATCGATTGAGACAAGGAATTAAAGATTTTCAAGAATAA
- a CDS encoding DUF3737 family protein, producing MTDYVNKFFMGERPLFNEKNANIISTTFGEGESPLKESRNINLDGSIFTWKYPLWYSKHVTVTNTIFETMSRSGIWYTDDISIKDSTLQAPKLFRRSNQIDLQNVHFSDAEETLWSCKDIKLDNVQATGDYFGMNSENIRVDNSSFVGNYIFDGAKNIEVHNSTFLSKDAFWNCENVTVYDSVINGEYLAWNTKNIRFVNCTIESDQGLCYIDDLKMENCKLLRTDLAFEYCSNIDAEITTDIMSVKNPINGKIKAKYIDDLIFDDEDIDRTKTEIITEDSKETTI from the coding sequence ATGACAGATTATGTTAACAAATTCTTTATGGGTGAACGTCCTTTATTCAATGAGAAAAACGCAAATATTATCAGCACGACTTTTGGCGAAGGTGAATCGCCACTAAAAGAAAGCCGTAATATCAACTTGGATGGCAGTATTTTTACATGGAAATATCCACTTTGGTATAGCAAACATGTCACGGTAACCAATACTATTTTTGAAACTATGTCCCGTTCTGGTATTTGGTATACCGATGATATTTCAATCAAAGACAGTACTTTACAAGCACCAAAATTATTTAGACGTAGCAATCAGATCGATTTACAAAACGTGCATTTTTCAGATGCTGAAGAAACGCTTTGGAGCTGCAAGGATATTAAGCTCGACAATGTTCAAGCTACTGGCGACTACTTTGGTATGAACAGTGAAAATATCCGTGTCGACAACTCGAGTTTTGTTGGAAATTATATTTTTGACGGTGCAAAAAATATTGAAGTTCACAATTCAACATTCTTATCAAAAGATGCTTTTTGGAATTGCGAAAACGTCACTGTTTACGATTCAGTCATCAATGGCGAATATTTGGCTTGGAATACTAAGAATATCCGCTTTGTTAACTGTACGATCGAAAGTGACCAAGGTCTTTGTTACATCGACGACTTGAAGATGGAAAACTGCAAGCTGCTCAGAACTGACCTAGCATTTGAGTATTGTTCAAATATTGACGCTGAGATCACGACAGATATCATGAGTGTTAAAAATCCGATCAACGGTAAGATCAAGGCTAAGTATATCGATGATTTGATTTTTGATGATGAAGATATCGACCGTACAAAGACAGAGATTATTACTGAAGACAGTAAGGAGACGACTATCTAA
- a CDS encoding esterase/lipase family protein, translating to MKKLRYTFILFLFAGIVSFFGYTNQAEASNDYPVVFVHGLNGYGQDEIPSFVYWGGRANNVIKNLDSTYGDQAALEAVVSPYGSDWDRTCELYAYLKGGRVDYGLAHSQKYGHARYGRTYPGIYPQLSDTEKIHLIGHSMGGQTTRDFDSMLRNGNAEEQAASQAAGEQVSPLFAGGHHWIASVTSIAGVHNGTPLTDSPINQVVRDVINTGNLLGVQIPRDATTLKPMSTDYKLDQWGLVRKPGEGLASWNKRVINSKAWSSNDNSIYDLSIAGANAITARTDLSPDEYYFTYAGNATTTSSLTGRAKPIKGIAPYFSVGAAYIGNYGNDPSWWASDGCVPVISAKAPFGQAAQQDATTTKGIFDYSDDANAVKGTWQYNEPVQGWDHNDFVGLDAQGNRDQKNGTKVLTFYQDLFSKLRGLDA from the coding sequence ATGAAAAAGCTTAGATATACTTTTATTCTGTTTTTATTCGCTGGTATTGTTTCGTTTTTCGGTTATACCAATCAAGCCGAGGCTTCAAACGATTATCCAGTTGTCTTTGTTCATGGTCTCAACGGATATGGACAAGACGAGATCCCTAGCTTCGTATATTGGGGCGGACGTGCTAACAACGTCATCAAAAACCTTGATTCTACGTATGGCGATCAAGCAGCTTTAGAGGCTGTTGTTAGTCCATATGGTAGTGATTGGGATCGTACTTGTGAACTTTATGCCTATCTAAAGGGTGGACGGGTTGACTATGGGTTAGCTCATTCTCAAAAATACGGTCACGCTCGTTACGGCAGAACTTATCCCGGTATCTATCCACAACTCTCAGACACTGAGAAGATCCATTTGATCGGACACTCAATGGGTGGTCAAACTACCCGTGATTTCGATTCGATGCTTCGTAATGGTAATGCTGAAGAACAAGCTGCTAGTCAAGCAGCTGGCGAACAAGTCAGCCCACTATTTGCTGGTGGCCACCACTGGATTGCATCAGTTACTTCAATTGCTGGTGTTCATAATGGTACGCCTTTGACAGATTCACCAATCAACCAAGTAGTTCGTGACGTTATCAATACTGGTAACTTGCTTGGCGTACAAATTCCACGTGATGCAACGACTCTCAAACCAATGTCAACTGACTACAAACTTGACCAATGGGGATTAGTCAGAAAACCTGGTGAAGGTTTAGCTTCATGGAACAAACGTGTTATCAACAGTAAAGCTTGGTCATCAAACGATAATTCGATCTATGACCTTTCAATCGCTGGTGCTAATGCAATTACTGCTAGAACCGACTTGTCACCTGACGAGTACTACTTCACATATGCTGGAAATGCTACAACGACTTCAAGCTTGACTGGTCGTGCAAAACCAATCAAAGGGATCGCACCTTACTTTAGTGTTGGTGCTGCCTACATTGGTAACTACGGCAATGATCCTAGCTGGTGGGCTAGTGATGGTTGTGTTCCAGTTATCTCTGCCAAAGCTCCATTTGGACAAGCTGCTCAACAAGATGCCACAACTACAAAAGGTATCTTTGATTATTCTGATGATGCTAATGCCGTTAAGGGTACTTGGCAATATAACGAACCTGTTCAAGGCTGGGACCACAATGACTTTGTTGGTCTAGATGCCCAAGGAAATCGTGATCAAAAGAATGGTACAAAAGTATTAACGTTCTACCAAGACCTCTTCAGTAAATTAAGAGGCTTGGACGCATAA
- a CDS encoding amino acid permease has protein sequence MEDKSLNRSLSSRQMQMIALGGTIGVGLFMGSASTIKWTGPSVLIAYAIAGLILYMVMRALGEMIYTDPSTGSFAKFGSEYIHPVVGYLTAWSNVFQWLVVGISEVIAVGTYLEFWWPNLPQWIVGVVVVATLCLANLTSVKAYGEMEFWFSLIKVVTIIFMIIMGLLVILFGVGNHGHPVGISNLWTNGGFFTGGLKGFIFALSIVVASYQGIEVIGITAGEAENPQSSIVHAIRTIVGRILIFYIGAIFVIVSIYPWNKLGTIGSPFTETFAKVGITFAAEIINFVVLTAALSGCNSGMFSASRMLYTLGLQDNLPKSFKKISKSGVPYVAVLTISAGILIGLIINFLMPILFHTPKDIFVVVYSSSVLPGMVPWFVILFSELHFRRLNKDKMKDHPFKMPLYPISNYLAIAALLVILVFMFLNPETTISLMIGVIFLVFMTIFYFVREKFQSRKQN, from the coding sequence TTGGAAGATAAGTCTTTAAATAGAAGTTTGTCATCAAGACAGATGCAAATGATTGCCCTCGGTGGGACAATTGGTGTCGGTCTTTTCATGGGTTCTGCTTCGACTATCAAATGGACAGGCCCTTCAGTTTTAATCGCATACGCAATCGCAGGACTGATTCTTTACATGGTCATGCGTGCTTTAGGTGAAATGATCTACACCGACCCATCAACTGGATCATTCGCCAAATTCGGTTCCGAATATATTCATCCAGTTGTCGGATATCTGACAGCTTGGAGCAACGTCTTTCAGTGGTTAGTCGTTGGTATTTCTGAAGTTATCGCTGTTGGGACCTACCTTGAATTCTGGTGGCCCAACCTTCCACAATGGATCGTCGGTGTCGTCGTAGTCGCAACGCTTTGTCTAGCCAACTTAACTTCTGTTAAGGCTTATGGTGAGATGGAATTTTGGTTCTCATTGATCAAAGTTGTCACGATCATCTTCATGATCATCATGGGACTATTAGTCATCCTATTTGGTGTCGGTAATCACGGACATCCAGTCGGCATCAGCAATCTTTGGACTAACGGTGGCTTTTTCACAGGCGGTCTAAAAGGATTCATCTTTGCCCTATCGATCGTTGTCGCTTCATATCAAGGTATTGAAGTTATCGGTATCACTGCCGGTGAGGCCGAAAATCCTCAAAGCAGTATCGTTCACGCTATCAGAACCATCGTTGGTAGAATCTTGATTTTTTATATTGGTGCTATTTTTGTAATCGTATCAATTTATCCTTGGAACAAATTAGGTACAATCGGTTCGCCATTTACCGAGACTTTTGCTAAAGTCGGCATCACTTTTGCGGCCGAGATCATCAACTTCGTTGTTTTAACAGCTGCTCTATCTGGATGTAACTCCGGAATGTTCAGTGCCAGTCGAATGCTTTACACATTAGGCTTGCAAGACAACTTACCAAAATCATTCAAAAAAATCTCTAAATCAGGCGTACCTTACGTCGCCGTATTAACCATTTCTGCAGGTATCTTGATCGGTTTGATCATCAACTTCTTGATGCCGATCCTGTTCCATACGCCAAAGGACATTTTCGTGGTAGTTTATAGTTCATCAGTTCTACCAGGAATGGTCCCATGGTTCGTTATCCTATTCAGTGAACTGCATTTCAGACGACTGAACAAAGATAAGATGAAAGACCATCCTTTCAAGATGCCACTTTATCCAATCAGTAATTACTTAGCCATCGCAGCCTTATTGGTGATTCTAGTCTTCATGTTCTTGAACCCAGAAACAACCATCTCGCTGATGATCGGTGTCATATTCTTAGTATTTATGACAATTTTCTATTTTGTTCGTGAAAAGTTTCAGTCACGGAAGCAAAATTAA
- a CDS encoding DUF3781 domain-containing protein, which yields MIKQIMENICYTELVFDRINKKLGTDLNQSEIKSFIQTTLKRPDCVVEHLGKNYYVTCPSQYIRLTVNASNYRLITVDRI from the coding sequence ATGATCAAACAAATTATGGAAAACATTTGCTACACAGAATTAGTCTTTGACCGCATCAACAAAAAATTAGGAACTGACCTGAATCAATCTGAGATCAAATCGTTCATCCAAACGACTTTAAAAAGACCCGACTGTGTTGTCGAACACTTAGGCAAAAACTACTATGTTACTTGCCCTTCGCAATATATTAGATTAACTGTCAATGCCTCAAATTACCGATTAATAACCGTTGATAGAATCTAA